Below is a genomic region from Alosa alosa isolate M-15738 ecotype Scorff River chromosome 24, AALO_Geno_1.1, whole genome shotgun sequence.
ttcccCTCCATGTCTATTAGCTTTTTCTTCTTTCCTAATCTACCCCCTTTGTATCACTCCTAGTtttgtctctctatcttttcttctttctccctcatccACACATCTATTCTCTATTCCTCTCATCTTATTCtctcctcgtgtgtgtgtgtgtgtctgtctgaactGCAGGAGAATAACATTGATGCCATCCATCCGGGCTATGGCTTCCTGTCGGAGCGAGCTGACTTTGCCCAGGCGTGTGCAGATGCCGGGGTTCGTTTCATCGGGCCCTCCCCAGAGGTGGTGCGCCAGATGGGGGACAAGGTGGAGGCTCGTGCCCTGGCCATCCAAGCCGGTAAACCTCTCTCCAGTACTCTCAGATAGCACTAACAGCACAACAGACAGGGCATTGCACACATGAACAGGCCACAGTGGATAATGCTATCCACCCTGACTAGCTGGAACCAAATCAACAGTTTAAAGAGACCGTGGTTAAGGTTATACACTATGACTGGCTGGAGGCATCTCAACCGCTTAAAGACAGTGGCTAAGGCTATCCATTGTGACCCGCTGGAACCATCCCCGAAGCATAAAGGCAGTAGCTAAGGTTGTCCACTATGACTAGCTGGAGCCATCTCAACAGTTTAAAGAGACACCGGATATGGTTATCCACTATGACTAGATCAACTGCTTAAAGATGGTGACTAAGGTTTTCCATTATGAACCAACTCAACAGCTTAAAGAAGGGAATTTCAAGTCATTCTGGATATATTTGCCATTTTGGCATATAGCTATTGTAGTTTGAGTGGTTtgaaaactaaaataaaacTACTTTTCAATAATGGAATCCGGTAGAGGCTCTTAAGAGGATAAGTACAGCGCTTCTGCTGAGAAAGCCCAGTAAAAAAGACACAAATGTTTTTGTGACATTTTGCCATCTCTACGGAAACAAAGGGACGTGAAGCCATTGGATGAAGTTCTTTCGGATGGTATTTAATTGAGTCGTCTCATGTACTCAGCTGTTCTCTTAAAGTTATTACCTTGCGcatatttttttgcacacagGATAATTATCTTGAGGGCCCACAGAGAAACAAGCAAATAGCCTGAGAGTGGTAGATCAAATGAAAATCCATTGGGTGGTACTTGGCTATTTGCTGAGCACCAGTTATGGGGTCTCTCAGGCCATCCTTTGCTGAAGATCCTGTTCCTGCTACATATGAGCCTACAGTTTTTCTTGTGACACACAGTAGAAATCCAGGTGGACGCAAGTGATGTGGCCTAgcttgtttttttaacatttgtttAAAAAGTCACAAATGAAGGAAGACAGCCAACATATCTCACATTACCAAAGACTTAAAGATTAAAGTGACTAAGTTCTATCTGGGCCTGGTTATGAGAATTAACAGAGATTTTCTCTATATACATTGCAATTCAGCTGTCTCTGTCTTCGGTAGCCATATCTCTGCAGTCATCTCCTATTCATGAACGGATTCACATATTTTTGCACAAGTTCTTGAACAAACTCCCCACAGTCATAGGATTTCGAGGAAGGGTAGCTAAGCTTGCAGGCTGTCAATGAATCTCATCTGAGCAGATTTTTAAGTGTGATATTTCTTGCCAAGATTACTCCGCCAATTTCATAGCAAGCACAAGCAACTTAGAGTCAAACCCAGGAAAGCAAATgagggtgtgttgtgtgtgtgtgtgtgtgtgtgtgtgtgtgtgtgtgtgtgtgtgtgtgtgtgtgtgtgtgtgtgtgtgtgtgtgtgtgcatgtgtactgtaaAAGAGAAGTACACTGCAGTCTACAGCCTACAGTGCAGTACTCCTAATGCCTCACTGAGTCCATTGTTGATATGGACCTGCACTGTTCAGCAACCTATTTACGCTCTGAACTAGGTAGGTCACTTGTGTTTAGAGTCTTGGAAAAAGAGTCTATGAGgtctgcaaattgtgttttaccgtatatgtgaaaactgtttatgGTTTTGCCAAAAGATTGGAGAAATGTGTTCAGGCAACTGAGAATTTGGTTCAGAGAATTGAGTtaagtgttttagcaattgtaaAGAACTGTAAACACCTTCAAGTCTCTTCACACCCGATGGATGTGTTTAAACAATTGGTTCGTGGGTGTGTATTTTGGAAGGTAGTGCCAAAGAGGAGATATTATCTAAAATAGAGAAATACGTTTGGAGGTTTGTAAATCAATGTGTGtactgttttgcaaaaagtgAGGTGCTGATAATATGCTTATAGTTGTGCAAATCTGGGCTGATGTTTTACTCCCGATTAGTGTTTTGCTAACCGTGGTATACCTTTAATTTTAGTGTTTAAGCAATTGTAAAACTCTGTAAGTAAGTACATGCAGTCATGCCTATAAATAAATgagatatctgtgtgtatgtgtgtgtctttgtgtgtgaatatgtgtgtgtctatgtgtgtgtgtgatgtgtgtctgtgtgtgtgagtatgtgtgtgtgtgtgtgtgtgtgtgtgtgtgtgtgtgtgtatgctcaggTGTGCCCGTGGTTCCTGGTACCAATGCGCCCATCTCGTCACTGAAGGAGGCAGAGGAGTTTGCCAAGACCTACGGCTTCCCCATCATCTTTAAAGCAGCCCTCTGAGGAGGAGGGCCACCCGGCATCTTGGTCAAAGGAATGTCTGAGGTGGGCATGTggtcaaaggtgtgtgtgtctgtgtctgtgtgtgtgtgtgtgtgtgtgtgtgtgtgtgtgtgtgtgtgtgtgtgtgtgtgtgtgtgtgtgtgtgtttgtgtgtgtgtgtgtgtgtgtgtgtgtgtgtgtgtgtgtgtgtgtttgcatgtgtgtgtgtgtgtgtatgtgtgtatgtgagtgtttatttgtagttatgtttgtgtgtgtgtgtgtgtttgtctgtgtgcttgtgtatgtgtgtggggtggtggtgtggggtatgtgtgtgtgtgtgtgtgtgtgtgtgggggggtctatAGATCCGTGTTCTTAACATTCAGAGAGCTAAACCTCTTGAGACAGGAAGGAAATGTACTGCAGACTGAGAGTAAGAGAGCACCAGGGTCACTAAAACTCTTTTCCCACTACAAGAACagcttctgttctctctctccctctctctttctctctctctctccacctctcataTCTGAGATTTGTTCCGATTTGATAAGACTCAGACCCTGCTTCATGATTTATTTCTCACGGACCTCAATGTCTGGGAAATGGATAAAGGGATGTGTGCTCGGAATTACAGACCTAGAAAACGGCACGTTTCAGGCGGAGGATTTGTCAGGTCGGCTAAAGCGCCCTGCTTTGTAACCGCCAGCCAAGCCAAGCCCAGAGCTACGGAGACATCATTACCGAGCTCTTTGCACGGCATGAAAGAATGAAATAGAATGGAAAGACAAAACGGGTCTCGGTTTAGATTAGAGGCTTGCTGTTCTAATGCTGGcctggagagggaagagaaagtcCCGCTAGGCTCATCCAGTGGAGAGTGACTCAGGTCTTTTAGGAAATAGTGTTGACTAAGCTGCTCTCCGAGCTTTGGTTACACATGCCCAGTGCAAACGACGTTACAAATCCCACTAATATCTGTCAGATATTAACCTTACCGCCAATCTTTTTAAAAGCCCATTCAGCCAAGCTCTGGTTAGGCTGCAGTGTGAGTGGGtttgtgggcttgtgtgtgtgtgtgtgtgtctatgtgtatctgtatatctgtgtgtatttgtgtctgtgtctgtgtgtgagtgtgtgtatttggagggttgtgagtgagtgtgtgtgtgagtgagtgagtgtgtgtgtgtgtgtgtgtgtgtgtgtgtgtgtgtgtgtttgtgtgtttatgtgggggggttgtgagtaagtgtgtgtgtgtgtgtgtgtgtgtgtgtgtgtgtgtgtgagagagagagatagcgtatataaatgaatatatgctgtgtgtatgtgtgtgtgtgtgtgtgtgtgtgtgtgtgtgtgtgtgtgtgtgccgcgtgtgtgtgtctgactgactATTAGCACCGCCCGAATGGAGACTCTTTCTTAAAGTGTGCTTCCTGGGTGGATCAATGCTCTGGTGGGGTGGGTGGCATCTCTTTAGTGTCTGATTAGATCTGATTGTTTTCCCAGTCGATGGGCCGATTGGACGCTGTCCTATGCTAATGAATACACAGCCTGCGTCCTAAAGACTTAAAGCTCCTGGATTTCCGCTCACCCCCCTTGGGGACCAACGAACGGCTTCATTTATTgtggaatagagagagagaaagagagagaacgagatagagaggaacaatcatatatatatagagacagacagacagagagatagagagagaaagagatagagagagacaatcagatatatacagagagagatagagagacagacagacagagatatagagagagataaagagagagagagggacaatcagatatatatatatagagagataaagagacagacagacagagagatatagagagagataaagagagaaaaagagagagatgaaatagagggagggagtggagagggAGATATTTTAtgtacccccacccctccttcttatttattttttgcttttgttttcctttccttttaTGGTCTTATGTTCTTGTATGTTATGTTGTATTTAAcaatagctttggcaacactgttcccatacagtcatgctaataaagcaactttgaatttgaatttgaatgtgaGTGATGAGCATCCTGGTGAGCTGTATGATAAATGATCAAACTCTTAACAGATGAGGCATATTAGCTGGCATGATCATGTGTGATCACTTGCATACATGATCAAGCTTATATTCATGTCATTGAGTACAGTATGCATTGCAGTATACACAATGTATGCACTAGTGTATAACAAATGGGATTATGAGATTACTAGGTCTATAAAAATATGCTGTATGTATGGCTCATTGTGTGTCTCACTGTGCATGGATACATTATgcatatgtgtactgtatgtgtatgtgtatgtgtatgtgtatgtgtatgtgtatgtgtatgtgtataagtgtgtgtgtgtgtgtgtgtgtgtgtgtgtgtgtgtgtgtgcacttgctgtatgtgtacacacatttttttctttgtgtgtgtgtgtgtgtgtgtgtgtgtgtgtctctctgtgtgtttgttttctctctctgtttgtgtgataGTCATCGTGTCCAGCCTTTGTATTTTCTAGGCTTTTACCAGCAACAAAACAAAGAGCTCTTTAATTAGTAATGTGCACTAAATGGCTGCAAGACTTTAGTGCGGTTTGGTAATCACAGTCCAAATATTGTCACAACATATTTCACTTGCGCCCGTTAAGTGGCCAGCATTGCACTAATCTCATCGCTTTAGCATCATGCTTGTTTCTATGGAGGAGAGGGCACGCGCTAATGAGTCTGATTGATATGCTGGGCCTGCAGGAACTCGAGGAGAACTACAACAGGGCTTTCTCTGAGGCCTTGGCAGCCTTTGGCAACGGCTCTCTGTTTGTGGAGAAGTTCATTGAGAAACCAAGGCACATTGAGGTGCAGATTCTAggtgagtatctgtgtgtgtgtgtgtgtgtgtgtgtgtgtgtgtgtgtgtgtgtgtgtgtgtgtgtgtgtgtgtgtcttcactgACAGTGGTTgtgctctttttttctctgtgcttTTGCCATCCCTCAGGTGTCCTTGCATGTGTgagatagaatgtgtgtgtgtttgagcgtacgtgtgtgtgtgcgtacatacatgtgtgtgtgtgtgtgtgtgtgtgtgtgtgtgtgtgtgtgttattggttGGATCTCCGACTTCTTCGCCATGATTTATTAGCCTGCCTGGAACATTGTTTAGTCATTACACCCCAGTCCTTGCTCTCATTATGGCTGATTTGTATCTCGGGTGTGCTGCGTTAAAGTCAATAACGGGCAGATGGAATTTAAGTCAGCTTGTTACGGCGTTGCTTCTGCGCGTCAACATTGCAGCATCACAACATGAGAGCGCTCCGTGGCCGGGGGGCGTTCAGAGCGTTTAGAGGCCTGAGTGGGCGCTTTATCTCCCGGCTTCTTCCttcatttattctctctcttgtttggctctctctctctctctgttccctttgccttctgagtgtctgtgttttccttgttttttttttttttttcaggagttGTCATGATACCTTCTTCATTTTTTACCCATTTCTGTTTTAAATTGCTGTcattttctccctcttctcttttgtttctcttttcttattctctctcttttaagcATTCTAGAAGCAGCTTTTAGACCCAATCTGTGTGCTCTGTGAATCCCCCTTTTGTTCATGCTATCCATCTCCATTTGTTTAATTGTACTCGTGTAGATGAATTTTTAACTTATCAGGGAAGCGTCCTTGGTAAATCTTGTGTGTTGAAATATTCAGCGCCCGAGTGTGTACCGTTGATGGGTCTGAGTTATCCTGAGCCCGGGGAAAGGAGgtgggttggggtgtgtgtgtgagcctgaggAAAGGAGACTAATTCCCCCACAGAGGTGCAGCAGCCACGAGGCTGGAAGCCAGAGTTTGCTGCTAGTGGGATTCAGAGCAGTGGTGGATTTGCTGCAATCAATGCATGCAATGTgcacatggtcacacacacacgtacgcacgttCATTTAGCAACTAACTACATTTATTTATCCGAAGTGACTAACAtgttacaagggccattgtccgcggagcaacttggggttaagtgccttgcacgagggcacaacggtggaagccgggaattgaacccacaacttttcaaccaactgcatgctaacccagctccttaaccactacactacccccacacatgcatacatgaacatgcatacacacaccctcttatcccaacagacacacatacttctACCATCATACACACTGTACCTATCTACACAACTCACACAACTTTAACATCTCATTGGGAATAAACTCTTCcatactctctcctctctctctctctctttctctctctctctctctctttctctctccaggtGATAAGTATGGGAATGTGATCCACCTGTATGAGAGGGACTGCTCCATCCAGAGACGGCATCAGAAGGTGGTGGAGATCGCCCCTGCTGCCCAGCTAGACCCACAAATCAGGGACAGACTGACAGCCGACTCCGTCATCctggccagacacacacacacacacacacacacacacacacacacacacacacacacacacacacgtacacacacctcccccttcACATATTCCCACACCCACTAACTTAGTCATACTCTTatacacactacatatacttatacagttaaatacacatacaaacatgaatACTATTCATAGTCAAGAACTCAAGCACAGATGCATACTCAGAGATGCACATACATTTGCATGttggcacacacagagacatcccAGTGCACACCTCCATAGACAAGCACATAGATTTACACACAGGCAGGGAGATGTATGGGAGATGtatgcaaatgcacacatattaGAGACATCTCAGAGGGAAACGTATTCATGACTCAGTCAACCTGCTTAAGCAGGTACTCACACTTAAAAACATCCACTTACTttcatgcatgctcacacacttgcgcacgcacacacacacacacacacacacacacacacacacacacacacacacacacacacacacacacacacagatcactgtATCCCATCCAGACACAGTGGCACTGGCGCATTTATAATGCTGAGATATTTGGGTGTGTGACTAGAGAAAGACTACTGAGCTCTTCCTTGGGGAAATGGATTATGCATGTCTATTTGATGCTTTCTTATGTTTTTtcgtcttctttctctctctctatctctctctatctctcttttctctctctctctatctctctcgcacTGCAATGCTGTGTGAATGAATGCACAATGAAACAACCGATCTCTGCTCTATTTATTGATTCCTCTGGTGCTGTGAGCGTTCCTAAACAGACTGTGCACCGAGCCTTCCAAAGAGTTATGACCTTAGCTGCTACTCCACGCAGGCTTATTGGTCAGACCGAAATGCGTCCAGCAAAGCACGGACTGATAGATCTGTTTCTCGGACACATGAGTCTTGTTAACaatgcacgcacgcgcacacacacacacacacacacacacacacacacacacacacacacacacacacacacacacacacacatacacacatacacacaaacatatacacacacacacacactgggacagGCTGAGACAGAAGCTCATTCACATTCATTTAGTGAGAGTGAGAACCACAGGTGGAGGCATACATTGACATGCAGCCATACATCTACTCTTGTGACAGACAGTGAGGTTGGGATAGACATATATTCAAATTAAGGTAGGGAGAGACAACTACATACacatttggacacacacacacacacacacacacacacacacacacacacacacacacacacacacacacacacacacacacttgcatctATACTCACTAATACACAGTGCACCAGACTGAAAAACACTTCTATTAAAAGTAAGTGGGCAaaagtatgacacacacacacacgcacacacacacacacacaacacatgcacagacgCACTCCCATGCCGGAATGGACAGTCTGGCTTTTATTCCGAGGAGATAGGTCCTCCATGCCTGTGGCTGTAAGTCTGATCTGGagccagaagaggagaggaggggagtggagtggagtggagagcaGTGTCTCATCTTCATAAGCccctgaagagaaagagagagggagagagagagagagagagaaagggagagatagagagagagaggggaaagagggagagaaagagagggagggccGGATTTAAGCCAAAATGAAGGCGAGGACGAGGACTCTTTTAATGTTCTCATTTCAAGAGCCATGAGGGGTGAAAGGGGAGGATAGAAGGAGTGGGGGAGGAAGTGAGAGAatagggagggatggagagagagagagagaggttttcaGAGAATGCAGGAGACAGAATCGTGTTTGGTCTGTCCGACAGAGTAATTTAGCAGGTGGGGGAAGGGGGCTAAATCTCGTCtcgtcttgtctgtgtgtgtgtgtgtgtgtgtgtgtgtgtgtgtgtgagagagagagacgtggtgGTTATCCCTTTGTCTGGATTAGATTGTGTGAGAGCGCTGCAGGTTAACCTCCAGTCGTCAGCGCCGTCACAAGGCTGCCACATCTGTTCTCTGTATCAAATGGCACAGGACACAGTGAgcctcctctcactcactcacgcacacactggcacacacactcaccaacatACTcgctcacatactcactcacacactggcacacacactcaccaacatactcgctcacacacccactcacacactggcacacacacttgctggcTGAGCAGGCCACAGCCCTGCATTCATTCCCATAATCAACACCCCAAGTCTTTTTTATGCCAACTCTTAAGGTGTTGGTACATGGGATACCTTTTTGAGcgatgttgctgggcaaccacataaccagctccatgtgttctgattggatgctCATGAAAATGTGCCTACCGATGATTAAATCATTTTCTTTTTGTCCAATATCAGTGGGAATGTGCCACCAGAACAGCAATGCACAGAAACAGGCCCAGCAGGACTGCTCAAAACGTTAGACAATTGGAGGAAATTAGCAGGTGTTTGTGAACCAGTTAGCTGCATTGCCAGCCAACCCCTTGTGGGAGAAGCATTCAAGTCAGAGGTTCATTACACTTGGTCTGCTGTACCTTTTACGTATGGACAATAACACTCTGAATCCTTGAATCCTTGATAGTAACACTCTAAGGCTGTGTTATTCATAGCAAAAGAGTTAACCGCTCCTCAGCTTCCAATCACTTTGCTGGCATCCTAGAGAGTGATTCCACTGATCTGTGTTCCCCTCTCTAAAGTCAAAGGGCCCATCGCTGGGAgattgaggaggagagagggggtggagtcTCTGAACCTGATCACAGCTCTGGGCTCTGCTCGTAACCCCTTATCTGATGCGGCCGCCCACTGTCATGCTACAGCGCCCTCACCTCACCACGGGGGCCAATTCTGAAATGGACCAATATTACACTTTCTCCTCAGGTCACTGGGCAGACCTGGACAGGGTAcgggaacgagagagagagagagagagagagagagagagagagagagagagagagagagagagagagagagagagagagagagagagacaaagacacaggatggatagaaggagagagagagagagagaggggtaataGAGTGAGAAatagtgagagaaaaagagatgtcTCTGAGGGGGATGTGATGAGAGGTGAGAGATATTGATGGTTATTTTATTTCTCTACTTTAGTCTAATATATGCTCAGAGATTTGGAAGTACAGGAATGTCACATTCAAGCAAATAAATCTTCTCTGAAATGAATTCAAATTgaatagagagatgagagagaggtaagaataaaaagagacagagagagagagaggggcctgttgggTTTGACTTCATTGTCCCTCCATCATTGTCCTGTTCCAGTCCACATCTCCCGGGGTGTGACGATGACATGTGCTGTTTTTCCAGGCAGGACTCCGCCATTTACGGGAGTTTTATGCTAATGTCACTGAAGTAGGAGTGTGAGGATTATGACAGGACCCCACTTTCAGCCTTAATAATAgagacagaagtgtgtgtgtgtgtgtgtgtgtgtgtgtgtgtgtgtgtgtgtgtgtgtgtgtgtgtatggagagagAAAGTACTGGACTAGTATGACAATGACATTTGGATCATTGTGGTGGAGGGGAGGGCGTTGGGGGAGTAAAGACTTACAGGAACATCAAATCACCCCCACCTGCCTGCACACTGGGAACGGACACTCTTTGTAGGGATTAACCTGCAATCTCTCAGTCCAGCCagtggcttacacacacacacacacacacacacacacacacaatcactcactcactcactcactcactcactcactcactcactcactcactgtacacacacacacacacacacacacacaaacacacacacagactctcaatcaATGCGGCCGCTTTGTTTCTGGTGgatcttctgttatattctgctcctaacatcttcactccgacactgaatatcttgtttgcccaataataacaatttgaacttgcataaatccttctttatcATAACACGCTGATTTACTAGTACACCCAACCGAGTCcatgtagacactaattacattaacaatagcagCAGGTTCACTGGCTCCAccggaaacaaacacacacacacacacatacacacacacacacacacacacacacacacacacacacacacacacacacacacacacacacacacacacatacacacacacacacacacacacacacatacacacacacacacacacacacacacacacacacacacacacacacacacacacacacacacatgctgcaaaTACCCTCTAAGCAGGAGCCATTGGTTGTGTCTGTCGGGATAAATCCATAATCCCAGTGTGTTTTAGTGATCAGGTGATGCACCGTTAAGAATCGAATTCCTCTCAGATTTACTCGCATTGCATGCCACaccattcatgtgtgtgtgtgtgtgtgtgtgtgtgtgtgcacctgtgtgtgtgtgtaactttgaGTGAGTGTGCCGAATAAGACAACTAATACCTTCCCCACTGGAAGGAAGCCAAACTTATCAAATGACAAACAGCAGCCCGTCACATTTGATAAGTGTGTCTCCTCTGTATGTGTAAGAACCCGCTCGCAGCGGCAggtggaagagaggaggagggagagagagagagagagggggagggatggagggatgagggaagagagaaagtcaATATTTGGAGGCAGAGTTGGGCCTGTGGcagagatgtgttttttttttgtggaacGCCGCCACGGGCAGATGCAGGCGGAGACGCCGGGGTGTGGTGCACACGGCGGAGGGAGATGCGAGGGCCGCAGGCTGGTGGTACCTTCTCGGGCTGCTGTGCACGCAAGCCAACAGCAGGTGGCGACGCTTACTTTTAACAGTATGCGCACTCTTCATCAGTCTTGAGACATTGAGGTCACGGAGTTCAAGCACGCATGTCTTAAAGTTTAGCCTTCTTTCCACGTAAGATTGGAGCTGGTTGCAAACTTTTCAAATCATGCGAGTTTTTTACGATTCAAGGGCCTACTAGACGGAAGACGGGAGGTGGTTCTTCAGCATCGCTCTCGGACAGAAAACGGCGTGACGCGGGGTGTGATAGCAGGGCGACATCGATCCGGCCCCCACGTCGAAAATTGCCCGTGGCATCTTTGAAACGTCTCCCGCAATCAAACCCTTATTGTTTCTCCTCATCTCCCTTCCCATCCTGCCTTGCTGTCGGACATGGCCTTTAGATTTGCTCTCCTTTTGAGTGCAATCAATCCATCTGAagacactttttaaaaaactgTCATTACGTGCCTCAATATCACCCCCCCGCCCACATGCCCCTGCATACCTCCTCTCCATCGAACTGTCACACGTCCTCCGTCAGCGCGCCCCGGCACTAATAGAGAATTAGCTCCTCTGTCAATCAAGCTGCTAAAGCGCCAGGGATAAATGACAGGCTAGCACGGGTGTCGTGTCATAAACAGCCGCCTCATTAGCGCTTCATTTAGGCTGCGTCTCCTCAgcttcgggggggggggggtatttccTACGTCCGACCTGCGTccgacctgcacacacacacaaacacacacctggctAGGCATTGCATACGCCTACATTTCCCAGAGGGTGCATGTGCAAGAAGAAAGGGGGCCTCATTAACCCTTCAGTGTTAGTGTTTTGTCTTTACAGAAGATAGAGTTTATTGATAGATCATATCTTATCAATAAACCGGCCGTACCATGTGCTGTTGCGCTTGTCTGTTTCTGTTCTGGAGTCTTTACTTTACAAAATGATCCCTCTATGCAGGTTTTCATGTCTTTCCATTTTGCCCTGTCTGGTTAATCACAGTAGGCCGTGTGAAGGCAGATGTCGgtgcagagagagtgtgttgtaaTGCCTTCTGGCTTTTTCCTTCACCTCGCCTTTCATTGGGAGCTGAGTTGGATAAGgagctcgtgtgtgtgtgtgtgtgtgtgtgtgtgtgtgtgtgtgtgtgtgtgtgttgtgtgttgtgtgtgtttaagtgtgtgagtgtgtgtgtgtgtgtgccaacgtGTGGTCTCATAGTGACCTTGTCTAAACTCGGTCACGCCACTGTGTGCCATAATGTGATAGATATAGTGTGtctggagagaaggagaatgagtgagagagagagagagagaaggaggaggaaaagagagagagggaaggatggagagaaggagagagagagagaaggagtagggaaagagagagagggaaggagggagagagagagagagagagagagagagagagagaggtgatgatTAATACTGacaatacaaaaataatggtTTTTCAAAAGAAATCAGGAAAAGAAACCAATTTTAAAATTGGGGAAACTGCCATAAAGCAAGTATCACATTATAACTATTTAGGACTTACAATAACATCATCAGGAAGATTTAATCTGGCATCAAAAAACCTGGCTGACAAAGCACGAAGGACATATTTCTTCATTAAAAAACAGCTTAATAAATTCAATCCACCAACTAACTTCTGGCTCAAGATTATGGACTCCATTATCAAGCCTATTGCTCTGTATGGCAGTGAGATTTGGGGACCCCTTTACGGGCTTGATTATAAAAAGTGGGATAAGGGCCCAACTGAGTTACTGCACCTACAAATCTGTAAA
It encodes:
- the LOC125289954 gene encoding pyruvate carboxylase, mitochondrial-like — encoded protein: MKYISSPLSPGEIAVRVFRACTELGIRTVAVYSEQDRSQVHRQKADESYLIGKGLPPVAAYLHIPDIIKVAKENNIDAIHPGYGFLSERADFAQACADAGVRFIGPSPEVVRQMGDKVEARALAIQAGVPVVPGTNAPISSLKEAEEFAKTYGFPIIFKAAL